The following proteins are encoded in a genomic region of Spirosoma sp. SC4-14:
- a CDS encoding M43 family zinc metalloprotease, with protein MKKQVNSLKNNLSRTDRLWLAGSFMLFFITTAWGQLPDESTVKRCGTTEYEKFVLQMRNPQRARQVNELNRRIEEAKASGKMARLADNDTVYRIPIVVHVIHNNSSGVVGGINNSNISDEQIASQIQVLNEDYRRQSGTNGYNTSPIGADAKIEFYLATTDPNGQPSNGITRHYYAQKSSFNVFTDDVLLSQIAYWPSDRYLNIWVTTLQGNYLGYTQFPTAADTLQGLPTVTDEMVDGSIIDYRYFGRQTGTVTSSLYALGRTTTHEIGHWLGLIHPWGDANCGEDYVADTPLMQDRSDSPRNCTQTYSNCTGTQVRDMLEDYMTYWPDNCMNLFTQGQVDRMRAVLQLSPRRAKLLKSLSALPETETLTINVYPNPTGSDKPTVDVQLKGFQSFSVDLLDMSGRQVRTISYTDAPSTRVSLSVDGLASGLYVVRVKTANESSSKRLLVQ; from the coding sequence ATGAAAAAGCAGGTCAATAGCCTGAAAAACAATTTATCAAGAACCGACCGGCTTTGGCTGGCCGGTTCTTTTATGCTCTTTTTTATCACTACGGCGTGGGGGCAACTACCCGACGAGTCGACAGTAAAGCGTTGTGGTACAACAGAATACGAAAAGTTTGTGCTCCAGATGCGAAATCCGCAACGAGCCCGGCAAGTTAATGAATTGAACCGTCGAATTGAGGAAGCGAAAGCATCGGGGAAGATGGCTCGTCTGGCTGATAACGATACCGTTTATCGAATCCCAATTGTGGTGCACGTGATTCACAATAATTCATCAGGAGTAGTAGGCGGGATCAACAATTCGAATATCTCCGATGAACAGATTGCCTCGCAGATTCAGGTTCTCAACGAAGATTACCGGCGGCAATCAGGTACAAATGGCTACAATACCAGCCCTATCGGTGCCGACGCCAAAATTGAGTTTTATCTGGCGACCACCGACCCAAATGGGCAGCCGTCTAACGGCATAACCCGACATTATTACGCGCAGAAATCCTCCTTCAATGTATTTACGGACGATGTTCTGTTGTCACAGATTGCCTACTGGCCCAGTGATCGGTATCTGAATATATGGGTTACTACGTTGCAGGGAAACTATCTGGGGTATACCCAATTCCCAACAGCGGCCGACACACTTCAGGGGCTACCTACCGTTACGGATGAAATGGTGGATGGCTCCATTATCGACTACCGGTATTTTGGTCGGCAAACCGGAACCGTAACCAGTTCGCTCTATGCATTGGGCCGAACAACAACGCATGAGATAGGGCACTGGCTCGGGCTGATTCACCCCTGGGGCGATGCCAATTGTGGCGAAGATTACGTAGCCGATACGCCCCTGATGCAGGATCGGTCGGATTCGCCCCGAAACTGCACCCAAACCTATTCGAACTGTACGGGCACGCAAGTTCGGGATATGCTTGAAGATTATATGACCTACTGGCCCGATAACTGCATGAACCTGTTTACGCAGGGACAGGTAGACCGGATGCGGGCCGTATTGCAGTTAAGTCCTCGCCGGGCAAAACTCCTGAAATCATTGTCGGCTTTGCCCGAAACCGAAACCCTGACAATCAACGTCTACCCTAATCCGACGGGGTCAGATAAGCCAACGGTCGACGTTCAGTTAAAAGGGTTTCAATCCTTTTCGGTCGATCTGCTGGATATGAGTGGTCGGCAGGTGCGAACCATTAGTTATACGGATGCACCCAGTACCCGCGTTAGCCTTTCGGTCGACGGTTTGGCGTCCGGATTATATGTCGTTCGCGTTAAAACAGCGAATGAGAGTTCGAGTAAACGGTTGCTGGTCCAGTAA
- a CDS encoding GNAT family N-acetyltransferase, producing MITVLPISSPSDLETVFAIRRTVFVDEQHVSPEEEYDEFETTSTHFLAQYDGVPCGTARWRRTSNGVKLERFAVLDTYRGKGVGKALVRAVLDNVFSQQPEPIESIYLHAQVTAMPLYASFGFVPVGAMFEEAGIQHYKMVLPGSAYIQE from the coding sequence ATGATTACTGTTTTACCAATATCCAGCCCTTCTGATCTGGAGACGGTGTTTGCCATTCGACGAACTGTCTTTGTCGATGAGCAGCACGTGAGCCCTGAGGAAGAATATGATGAATTTGAAACGACCAGCACACACTTTCTGGCTCAGTATGATGGTGTTCCGTGCGGTACGGCCCGCTGGCGACGCACATCTAACGGTGTTAAGTTAGAGCGATTTGCCGTTCTGGACACCTATCGGGGCAAAGGGGTTGGAAAAGCGCTTGTTCGGGCTGTGCTCGACAATGTGTTTAGTCAGCAACCCGAACCCATCGAAAGTATTTACCTGCACGCACAAGTAACGGCAATGCCCCTCTATGCTTCATTTGGCTTTGTGCCGGTAGGGGCTATGTTTGAAGAAGCCGGTATCCAGCACTATAAAATGGTCTTACCGGGTTCGGCATACATACAGGAATGA
- a CDS encoding ComEC/Rec2 family competence protein, which translates to MKGHPFVRYAAGLIAGIISYVQWPEGSVVPWLALLVGVGLYGWGYGRWKKQTVKSIQIRQGIGGLLILLAVGWAITYQRTASNRPDNISHLRDTLQAYEGVVSVQPEERAKTYRVELELNRGKWSATDSLSRWRPLSGRVIVYLDKIGQTMPRYGEVWLVSGAPRPIDPPLNPGEFNYKQYLSYRNIYHQQYLRPFQRTILTYDPPSFSTRLATSVNRWADSVFVSKIGSRAEYGIVNAMILGIRDDLDTELYRAYSAAGAVHVLSVSGLHVGILFAVLTFLLSFLIRRPHGKILMAGLQLTVLWFYALVTGFSPPVIRSAGMFSLLILANTFGRQQQLANTLGASMFFILCVDPYALFSAGFQLSYLAVAGIGSWQSSLYQTFSFRNKWLNRVWELTAVALVAQLITYPLGVFYFHQFPTYFLLANPIVIVMSELLLPLAMATLALSWVPYVGDWLGWLLQKTAWLLNYAVAQTGQLPGAVWDGLWLSPLAMLLTYSVIFCGVTMLITRQRAYIWATCVCAVVLSGVLLWGIYQQATQQRLAIHFLPHRTAVSLTDGHSSTLLTDLDTTDTRSYDFYLKNTFGQWGISKPKIVNARYINNETSRIENPLPALFQTSDYTLWVWHTKTLLLVNRFSGRNRWKLPAVVDYLIIRRNALQHWNQLNGRVVARHIIFDDSNKTPLTDRLLQEARQQHISCYSVRQMGAYMADL; encoded by the coding sequence ATGAAAGGCCATCCGTTTGTCCGTTATGCTGCCGGACTGATTGCCGGAATAATCAGTTATGTTCAGTGGCCCGAAGGATCTGTAGTTCCATGGCTGGCTCTGTTAGTAGGAGTTGGTTTGTATGGTTGGGGCTATGGCCGCTGGAAAAAGCAGACAGTTAAGTCTATTCAGATACGGCAGGGCATTGGCGGACTCCTGATTCTTTTGGCGGTGGGCTGGGCGATTACCTATCAACGAACGGCCAGCAATCGGCCGGACAACATTAGCCACCTTCGGGATACCCTACAGGCTTATGAAGGAGTTGTGTCGGTACAACCTGAAGAACGCGCCAAAACCTATCGGGTCGAGCTGGAACTGAATCGGGGAAAATGGTCGGCAACCGATAGCCTGAGTCGCTGGCGACCGCTGAGCGGCCGGGTTATTGTTTATCTGGACAAAATCGGACAAACGATGCCACGCTATGGCGAAGTCTGGCTGGTGTCGGGTGCGCCACGCCCGATCGACCCCCCGCTGAATCCCGGTGAGTTTAATTACAAACAGTATCTGAGCTACCGGAATATCTATCACCAGCAGTACCTGCGGCCGTTTCAACGGACTATTTTAACCTACGATCCACCCAGTTTCAGTACCCGATTGGCGACGTCCGTAAACCGTTGGGCCGACAGTGTGTTTGTGAGTAAAATCGGTAGCCGGGCTGAATATGGCATTGTCAATGCTATGATTCTGGGTATACGCGACGACCTGGATACCGAATTATACCGGGCTTATTCGGCGGCCGGAGCTGTTCATGTGCTATCGGTGTCAGGTTTACACGTTGGGATTCTGTTTGCCGTTTTAACATTCCTGCTCAGTTTTCTGATCAGGCGACCGCACGGAAAAATATTGATGGCGGGCCTGCAACTGACCGTTTTGTGGTTCTATGCGCTCGTTACGGGCTTTTCACCCCCCGTAATCCGCTCGGCAGGTATGTTTTCGTTGCTGATACTAGCCAATACCTTCGGTCGGCAGCAGCAACTGGCCAATACGCTGGGTGCGTCGATGTTTTTTATTCTCTGCGTTGACCCATACGCTTTGTTTTCGGCGGGTTTTCAGTTGTCATATCTGGCCGTGGCCGGTATCGGGAGCTGGCAGTCGTCGCTCTATCAGACCTTCTCGTTTCGAAATAAGTGGCTAAACCGGGTATGGGAACTAACGGCCGTTGCACTGGTAGCTCAGCTCATTACCTATCCACTGGGTGTCTTTTATTTTCATCAGTTTCCTACTTATTTTCTGCTGGCAAATCCAATCGTCATTGTCATGTCGGAGCTGTTGCTGCCCCTGGCGATGGCAACACTGGCGTTGAGCTGGGTGCCGTATGTAGGCGACTGGTTGGGCTGGCTATTGCAGAAAACGGCCTGGTTACTCAACTATGCCGTTGCGCAGACAGGGCAGTTGCCGGGAGCTGTGTGGGATGGCTTGTGGCTTTCTCCATTGGCCATGCTACTGACGTATTCTGTTATTTTTTGTGGAGTGACCATGCTGATTACACGCCAGCGAGCCTATATCTGGGCAACATGCGTGTGTGCCGTTGTGCTTTCGGGCGTTTTGCTCTGGGGTATCTACCAACAGGCCACTCAACAGCGGTTGGCCATTCATTTTCTGCCGCACCGTACGGCTGTGAGCCTGACCGATGGACACTCCAGCACCTTGCTGACGGATCTGGATACGACCGATACGCGGTCATACGATTTTTATCTGAAAAATACGTTTGGCCAATGGGGCATTTCAAAGCCTAAGATCGTAAATGCACGGTACATCAATAACGAGACGAGCCGCATCGAAAACCCGCTTCCGGCATTGTTTCAGACGTCAGATTATACACTGTGGGTATGGCATACGAAAACCCTGTTGCTCGTCAATCGGTTTTCGGGGCGCAACCGCTGGAAATTGCCCGCCGTTGTCGATTATCTCATCATCCGCCGAAATGCCTTGCAGCATTGGAATCAATTGAACGGAAGGGTAGTTGCCCGACACATTATTTTCGATGATTCGAACAAAACACCATTAACGGACAGGCTCTTGCAGGAAGCCCGACAACAGCATATTTCGTGCTATTCGGTTCGGCAAATGGGCGCATATATGGCTGATCTGTAG
- a CDS encoding YhdH/YhfP family quinone oxidoreductase — protein sequence METTFQCLLVSESANGYASAIVTKTINDLPEGDILIRVRYSSLNYKDALSASGNRGVTRTYPHTPGIDAAGVIESTNHPDWKVGDEVLVTGFDLGMNTSGGFAQYIRVPARWVVRLPKGLSLRESMIYGTAGFTAGLSVAALLKNGVTADTGSIGVTGATGGVGSIAIAILHRLGYTVTAVSGKAASHHFLTSIGASDIINRAELDDTSGKILLKTRFAGAIDTVGGNVLATLLKCVHYGGTVTACGMVNGGELNTTVFPFILRGIQLAGIDSVEFPSEKRAAIWQNLATDWKPDTLDTLVHEIGLSDLPDAIQTILNGRMQGRALVRIE from the coding sequence ATGGAAACTACCTTTCAATGCCTGCTGGTCTCCGAATCGGCTAACGGCTATGCATCCGCAATTGTTACTAAAACCATCAATGACTTACCAGAAGGCGACATCCTTATCCGGGTTCGCTATTCGTCCTTAAACTACAAGGATGCGTTATCGGCTTCGGGCAATCGGGGAGTTACCCGCACCTACCCCCACACACCCGGTATCGACGCGGCTGGCGTAATTGAAAGCACCAATCACCCCGACTGGAAAGTCGGCGATGAAGTACTTGTTACGGGGTTTGATTTGGGGATGAATACAAGTGGCGGTTTTGCTCAATATATTCGCGTTCCGGCCCGCTGGGTGGTCAGACTACCCAAAGGACTATCGCTGCGGGAAAGCATGATTTACGGAACCGCCGGTTTTACAGCCGGCCTGAGTGTAGCCGCCTTATTAAAAAATGGTGTAACAGCCGATACAGGTAGCATTGGGGTTACGGGCGCCACGGGCGGAGTTGGTTCCATAGCCATTGCCATTCTACACCGATTGGGATACACCGTAACGGCGGTCAGCGGCAAAGCGGCCTCCCATCATTTTCTAACCTCAATCGGAGCCAGTGACATCATCAACCGCGCCGAACTGGACGATACGTCGGGTAAAATCCTGCTAAAGACCCGTTTTGCGGGAGCCATCGATACTGTGGGAGGAAATGTGCTGGCAACCCTACTGAAATGTGTTCATTACGGCGGTACCGTTACCGCCTGCGGTATGGTAAATGGGGGCGAATTAAACACCACCGTTTTTCCTTTCATCCTGCGTGGAATCCAGTTAGCCGGTATCGACTCGGTTGAATTTCCCAGCGAAAAGCGGGCAGCCATCTGGCAAAACCTGGCTACCGACTGGAAACCTGACACGCTCGACACTCTGGTTCACGAAATTGGGCTTTCGGACTTACCGGATGCCATTCAAACCATTTTGAACGGCAGGATGCAGGGCCGGGCACTGGTGCGAATTGAGTAA
- a CDS encoding NADP-dependent oxidoreductase, protein MNAIILNGFGGVDQFVFSELPIPAIGATEVLVRVKAISINPVDVKTRIGKGIAGRIKNEHPLILGWDISGIVTAVGRGVNTFSVGDEVFGMVNFPGHGKAYAEYVAVPASQLALKPATIRHEQAAAATLAALTAYQDLTQHATIRPGQRVLVHAASGGVGHFAIQLAKHLGAYVIGTSSAANRDFVMHLGADQHIDYRSERFEDVVYDLDFVLDTIGGDLINRSLDVVKPGGTLISIPTGLHDSANEKAKAKGVHSFFTMVQSNGNDMHALAKLMQQGILKPHVSQTFPFSEMAEAHKQVESGRTVGKVVVTL, encoded by the coding sequence ATGAATGCAATCATATTGAATGGTTTCGGTGGCGTCGATCAGTTCGTTTTTTCAGAATTACCCATTCCTGCCATTGGTGCAACTGAGGTTCTTGTTCGGGTAAAGGCAATTAGTATAAACCCCGTCGATGTCAAAACCAGAATAGGAAAAGGAATAGCCGGGCGCATCAAAAACGAACACCCACTAATTCTGGGCTGGGATATTTCGGGTATCGTAACGGCAGTAGGGCGTGGGGTAAATACGTTTTCGGTTGGCGATGAAGTTTTTGGCATGGTTAATTTTCCGGGGCACGGCAAAGCATATGCCGAGTACGTAGCTGTTCCGGCTTCGCAACTGGCGCTAAAACCGGCTACTATTCGTCACGAACAGGCGGCAGCCGCTACCCTGGCCGCTCTTACTGCTTACCAGGACCTCACCCAACATGCAACGATCCGGCCGGGGCAACGGGTATTGGTCCATGCCGCTTCGGGCGGAGTTGGTCATTTTGCCATACAACTGGCCAAACACCTGGGAGCCTATGTGATTGGAACGTCTTCGGCTGCCAACCGCGATTTTGTCATGCATCTGGGAGCCGATCAGCATATCGATTATCGCTCAGAACGGTTTGAAGACGTGGTTTATGACCTTGACTTTGTACTGGACACAATAGGGGGCGATTTAATCAACCGATCGCTGGACGTCGTAAAACCCGGCGGTACACTCATCAGTATTCCAACGGGTTTACACGACTCGGCCAATGAGAAAGCGAAAGCGAAAGGAGTACATAGTTTTTTCACCATGGTCCAATCCAATGGCAACGATATGCACGCACTGGCAAAGCTGATGCAGCAAGGCATTCTGAAACCTCACGTTTCACAAACTTTTCCTTTTTCTGAAATGGCAGAAGCGCACAAACAGGTCGAAAGTGGGCGAACGGTCGGAAAAGTTGTTGTAACGTTGTAA
- a CDS encoding AraC family transcriptional regulator: protein MKKESLYKPFEIVHKTLDKCGKAEHKHLFFELVYIISGTGKQCINQNTFSYRAGHMFLITPDDCHSFDVESTTEFFFLRFTDIYIKSGVFQNGDIQRLEFILQNANHQPGCILKNLTDKLLVKPIVEAIIREYVNRDLYNNELIQQLVNTLIVVVARNIARYLPEQVDAHTEAMALDMLNYIQNNIYFPEKIRAEAVSREFGISENYLGRYFKKHTHQTMQQYIINYRTKLIEARLLHSDRRINEIADELGFTDESHLNKFFRKQRGISPTTFRRQGMVGVSENERLRSA from the coding sequence ATGAAAAAGGAAAGTTTGTACAAGCCGTTTGAGATTGTTCATAAAACCCTCGACAAATGTGGTAAGGCCGAGCACAAACACCTGTTTTTTGAGCTGGTATACATCATCTCAGGAACCGGTAAGCAGTGTATTAACCAGAACACATTTTCGTATCGGGCTGGGCACATGTTTCTGATTACGCCCGACGATTGTCACTCATTTGACGTGGAGAGTACAACAGAATTTTTCTTCCTGCGCTTTACCGACATATATATCAAGTCGGGAGTATTTCAGAACGGCGACATACAGCGGCTTGAATTTATTCTGCAAAATGCCAATCACCAGCCCGGTTGTATTCTGAAAAACCTGACCGACAAGCTTCTGGTGAAGCCTATTGTTGAGGCTATCATTCGCGAATATGTCAACCGTGATCTCTACAATAACGAACTGATACAGCAATTGGTGAATACGCTGATTGTGGTTGTTGCCCGCAATATTGCCCGGTATCTGCCCGAGCAGGTCGATGCCCATACCGAAGCGATGGCACTGGACATGCTGAACTACATTCAGAACAATATTTATTTCCCCGAAAAAATACGGGCCGAAGCTGTGAGCCGTGAGTTTGGGATTTCGGAAAATTACCTGGGGCGGTATTTTAAGAAACACACCCATCAAACCATGCAGCAGTACATCATTAACTACCGCACTAAACTAATTGAAGCCCGCTTGCTGCACAGCGATAGGCGCATTAACGAAATTGCCGATGAACTCGGGTTTACTGATGAAAGCCATCTGAACAAATTTTTCAGAAAACAACGAGGAATCAGCCCTACTACCTTTCGGCGGCAGGGGATGGTAGGCGTATCTGAGAACGAAAGACTACGTAGTGCGTAG
- a CDS encoding TetR/AcrR family transcriptional regulator: METLEKIRKAYTEYVLENGKQPTSVFQFVKKLKISEADFYNDYASFDAIEADVWLTFFNEAKATVEADETYLGYSVREKLLAFYYTWIELLKSQRSFVVYSFGRLREESKGQGGPTAGLSRFKPKSQVLNPFKDAFFDYIRDLLAEGRESREVEPRPFVTDRYPDAFWMQTLYLLDFWVRDVSKNFEKTDTAIEKAVNTAFDLIGRSPLDTLFDFAKFIYQNK; encoded by the coding sequence ATGGAAACGCTCGAAAAAATCCGTAAGGCGTACACGGAGTACGTTCTTGAAAACGGAAAACAACCCACCTCCGTTTTCCAGTTTGTTAAAAAACTGAAAATTTCTGAAGCCGACTTCTACAACGATTATGCATCGTTCGATGCTATCGAAGCCGACGTTTGGCTTACGTTTTTTAATGAAGCCAAAGCCACTGTCGAAGCCGACGAAACGTATCTGGGTTATTCGGTTCGGGAGAAACTGCTGGCTTTTTACTATACCTGGATCGAATTGCTTAAATCTCAGCGAAGTTTTGTGGTCTACAGTTTTGGCAGGCTACGCGAAGAAAGCAAAGGGCAGGGAGGGCCGACTGCCGGTCTGAGCCGGTTTAAACCCAAATCGCAGGTGCTGAATCCATTTAAGGATGCGTTTTTCGACTATATCCGTGATTTACTGGCCGAAGGACGAGAGAGCCGGGAAGTAGAGCCGCGCCCGTTTGTCACCGACCGTTATCCCGATGCATTTTGGATGCAAACGCTTTATTTGCTCGATTTCTGGGTTCGTGACGTTAGTAAAAATTTCGAAAAAACGGATACTGCTATCGAAAAAGCTGTCAATACAGCTTTTGACCTCATCGGGCGTTCTCCGCTCGATACCCTGTTTGACTTCGCTAAGTTTATCTATCAAAATAAATGA
- a CDS encoding AarF/ABC1/UbiB kinase family protein produces the protein MKTQNSVPTTKVARASQFVKAGVKVGGNYIKHYSKKLLDPELPREELHKDNAADIYDALSELKGSALKMAQMLSMDRGLLPTAYSDKFTMAQYSAPPLSGPLVVKTFRTYFGKSPSELFDKFDINSVNAASIGQVHQAWKDGKKLAVKVQYPGVADSVSSDLKIAKPLAVRLLNLDERQIDYFMQEVESKLLEETDYELELRRSIEISQACSHIEGLVFPHYYPELSSRRILTMDWLDGLHLREFLATNPSQAVRDRIGQLLWDFYDHQIHTLRQVHADPHPGNFLMRADGTLGVIDFGCIKVIPDYFYDNYFRLINPDTMLDEALTQQIFMNLGFLVPQDTPSERKFYSDLFVEMIDMLGQPFASDTFDFGDDTYFNKVYAFAEELSKMEELRSSKVVRANRDGLYINRTYYGLYAMLNELRSRVVITKPEWLQPKGVVV, from the coding sequence ATGAAGACCCAAAATTCTGTTCCAACAACCAAAGTAGCCCGGGCCAGCCAGTTTGTGAAAGCGGGCGTAAAAGTTGGCGGAAACTATATTAAGCATTATAGTAAGAAACTGCTTGATCCTGAGTTGCCACGTGAAGAATTGCATAAGGATAATGCGGCTGATATATACGATGCCCTGAGCGAATTGAAAGGATCGGCCCTGAAAATGGCCCAGATGCTGAGTATGGACAGGGGGTTATTGCCGACGGCTTATTCCGATAAGTTTACGATGGCACAGTATTCGGCGCCACCGTTGTCGGGGCCATTGGTTGTGAAAACGTTTCGAACCTATTTTGGTAAGTCGCCGTCTGAATTATTCGACAAATTCGACATCAATTCCGTCAATGCTGCCAGTATCGGCCAGGTGCATCAGGCCTGGAAAGATGGAAAAAAACTGGCCGTCAAAGTGCAGTATCCGGGGGTGGCCGATTCGGTCAGTTCCGATCTGAAAATTGCCAAACCGCTGGCCGTACGTCTGCTGAATCTAGACGAACGTCAGATCGATTATTTCATGCAGGAAGTTGAAAGTAAGTTACTCGAAGAAACCGACTATGAGCTGGAACTTCGACGTAGTATCGAAATTTCGCAGGCCTGCTCGCATATCGAGGGGCTGGTGTTTCCGCATTACTATCCCGAACTGTCGAGTCGACGGATTCTGACCATGGACTGGCTCGACGGATTGCACCTGCGGGAATTTCTGGCCACCAACCCATCGCAGGCGGTTCGGGACCGTATTGGGCAATTGCTCTGGGATTTTTATGACCATCAAATCCATACACTTCGGCAAGTTCACGCCGATCCGCATCCCGGCAACTTTCTGATGCGGGCCGATGGAACATTGGGTGTAATAGATTTCGGCTGTATTAAGGTTATCCCGGATTATTTTTACGATAACTATTTCCGGCTCATTAACCCCGATACGATGCTGGATGAGGCTCTTACGCAGCAGATTTTTATGAATCTGGGCTTTCTGGTGCCGCAGGATACACCATCGGAACGGAAATTTTATTCTGACCTGTTCGTGGAAATGATCGACATGCTGGGGCAACCCTTCGCCAGCGACACGTTCGATTTTGGCGATGACACGTATTTCAATAAAGTGTATGCCTTTGCCGAAGAGTTATCGAAGATGGAAGAACTTCGATCGTCGAAAGTGGTTCGGGCCAATCGTGACGGTTTATACATCAACCGAACCTATTATGGTTTATACGCCATGCTCAATGAACTGCGGTCGCGGGTTGTAATCACCAAACCCGAATGGCTACAGCCAAAGGGCGTAGTGGTTTAG
- a CDS encoding T9SS type A sorting domain-containing protein has translation MHSTATVSLLSYRLCLSGLLLFFLHAAFSPKTLAQSGPGCDTYVNKTTADGLGDNSVNGVFAVGNTVYAATAGELSGGLSISTDGGNTFTNKTTDDGLGNNAVYGVFVVGNTVYAATLGGVSISTDGGNTFTNRDASNGLTDEFVFSVGVSGSSVYAATQSGLFISTDGGNTFTARTETEGLGSHFVWGVYVVGSTVYAATDGGLSISTDGGNTFINKTTADGLGSETIWGVYVVGSTVYAATDGGVSISIDGGNTFTNKTTADGLGDNEVLSIYAIGNTIYAGTYGGGLNISTDGGNTFTSRTTSNGLGANYVASVFALSDKVFAGTEGGLSFCTASAMPVHLLSFTVQAVDQKTVRIDWKTASETNNSFFVIERSKDLVQVQPVTNVQAAEGAFKGHTYSYTDNAPYQGTSYYRLRQVDLDGTETTYPWASVVVDNQAYGVYPNPVSDAPFRLHLDDPQTAQLSLFTVQGRQIPVLRLAIDNGDLTLKTAQKLPAGIYLLRVEERAQVREHRLVVE, from the coding sequence ATGCATTCTACAGCTACGGTTAGTTTGCTGTCCTATCGTTTGTGCCTGTCTGGGTTGCTTCTCTTTTTTCTTCATGCGGCTTTTTCTCCCAAGACTCTGGCGCAGAGTGGCCCTGGCTGCGATACATACGTCAATAAAACAACTGCTGATGGATTGGGCGATAACTCGGTCAATGGTGTATTTGCCGTTGGTAATACGGTCTATGCGGCAACTGCTGGTGAACTTAGTGGTGGATTAAGTATTTCGACCGATGGGGGGAATACCTTTACCAATAAAACCACGGATGATGGACTGGGAAATAATGCGGTGTATGGTGTATTTGTTGTGGGCAATACCGTGTATGCTGCTACACTGGGAGGAGTGAGCATCTCGACCGACGGAGGCAATACGTTCACAAATCGGGATGCGTCGAATGGTTTAACCGATGAGTTTGTATTTAGCGTTGGCGTATCAGGTAGCTCAGTCTATGCCGCAACACAAAGCGGGCTGTTTATTTCGACCGATGGCGGGAATACGTTTACGGCCCGCACCGAAACAGAAGGACTGGGTAGCCATTTTGTATGGGGAGTTTATGTGGTTGGGTCAACGGTTTATGCCGCCACTGATGGTGGGCTGAGTATTTCGACCGATGGGGGCAACACCTTTATCAATAAAACCACGGCCGACGGATTAGGGAGTGAAACCATTTGGGGAGTCTATGTGGTGGGAAGTACTGTCTATGCAGCTACGGATGGAGGAGTGAGTATTTCGATCGACGGAGGTAATACCTTTACGAATAAGACAACGGCCGACGGATTAGGCGATAATGAAGTGCTGAGCATTTATGCCATTGGCAATACCATTTATGCCGGAACGTATGGAGGAGGACTGAATATTTCGACCGATGGCGGGAATACATTCACCAGTAGAACAACCAGTAATGGCCTGGGAGCTAACTATGTAGCCAGCGTATTTGCCCTGAGTGATAAAGTGTTTGCCGGTACCGAAGGTGGATTGTCCTTTTGTACTGCCAGTGCAATGCCGGTGCATCTGCTTTCCTTTACCGTCCAGGCTGTAGATCAGAAAACGGTACGTATCGACTGGAAAACAGCCAGTGAAACTAATAATTCGTTCTTCGTTATCGAACGTAGCAAAGATCTGGTTCAGGTGCAGCCCGTAACCAATGTGCAAGCCGCAGAGGGTGCTTTCAAAGGGCATACGTATTCATATACCGACAACGCTCCTTACCAAGGAACGAGCTACTATCGACTGCGTCAGGTAGATCTGGATGGCACTGAAACTACTTATCCGTGGGCATCGGTAGTGGTCGATAATCAGGCTTATGGCGTTTACCCTAACCCTGTTTCGGATGCCCCTTTCCGGCTGCATCTCGATGATCCGCAAACGGCACAACTGAGTCTGTTTACTGTTCAGGGAAGACAGATTCCTGTTCTTCGATTAGCTATCGATAATGGCGATTTAACGCTGAAAACTGCTCAGAAACTTCCTGCTGGCATTTATCTGCTTCGGGTAGAAGAGCGGGCTCAGGTTCGTGAGCACCGACTGGTTGTTGAGTAG